A genome region from Amblyraja radiata isolate CabotCenter1 chromosome 2, sAmbRad1.1.pri, whole genome shotgun sequence includes the following:
- the gcm2 gene encoding chorion-specific transcription factor GCMb: MMSTGDLYQDADCVCSSGMKITWDINDPKLPQGVKQFDGFQEWTDGYVRYIYLAADKNAQRHLSGWAMRNTNNHNCQILKKSCLGVVVCGGNCNLPGGGRLQLRPAICDKARQKQQKKICPNCNSGLELVPCRGHSGYPVTNFWRLDAKAIFFQAKGVHDHPRPESKAETETRRSAVKRCLSSPHFTHKKRHMEPEASRYHDSGGVFNSLHHLPCMETADRYGLIAGEPNFAAPAHHCPPYQSAEAYKPAYDPAGSMGEMASPLQKVACHPRIYLPRGSCGYEFAVPGYVGPAAYPSLYKDAAAAAAAAGGAQPEGDSGKMCVQHGGPQRGMGPAATVHDRNFDLGWKQLMKGGCGVDRNECGSLTPSSNGHYYNGEFPCRLAGAGSTPPALQTIITTTTKVSYQTYKPMGKFGDSVCDVKSLPNCNRLAEATIYPEPKYHEDSGVVKPSAAYQQEGPLKPDLLDGLDNYRYGSCSSNPYPERPVHPYRYDSGEY; this comes from the exons GGTGTGAAGCAGTTTGATGGGTTCCAGGAGTGGACAGACGGCTACGTGAGGTACATTTACCTGGCCGCGGATAAGAACGCTCAGCGGCACCTCAGCGGCTGGGCAATGAGGAACACCAACAACCACAACTGCCAGATCCTCAAGAAGTCCTGCCTGGGCGTGGTGGTGTGCGGCGGCAACTGTAACCTGCCCGGGGGAGGCAGGCTGCAGCTCAGGCCCGCAATCTGCGACAAGGCCCGGCAGAAGCAGCAGA AGAAGATTTGTCCGAACTGTAACTCAGGATTGGAGTTGGTCCCTTGCCGAGGACACAGCGGATATCCAGTGACCAACTTCTGGCGACTTGATGCCAAGGCCATATTCTTTCAG GCCAAAGGCGTCCATGACCACCCGAGGCCGGAGAGCAAAGCGGAGACAGAAACCAGGAGGAGCGCTGTGAAAAGATGCCTGTCCTCCCCACACTTCACACACAAGAAGAGGCACATGGAACCAGAG GCAAGTAGATACCACGACAGCGGAGGCGTCTTCAACAGCCTCCACCACCTGCCCTGCATGGAAACCGCAGACAGATACGGCTTGATAGCCGGGGAGCCAAACTTTGCCGCCCCGGCACATCACTGCCCGCCGTACCAAAGCGCAGAGGCGTACAAGCCCGCCTACGACCCAGCCGGCAGCATGGGGGAAATGGCCTCGCCTCTCCAGAAGGTCGCCTGCCACCCAAGGATCTACCTGCCCCGGGGGTCCTGCGGCTACGAGTTTGCCGTTCCCGGCTACGTGGGCCCCGCCGCCTACCCGTCCCTGTACAAggacgccgctgccgccgccgccgccgctggtgGCGCTCAGCCCGAGGGGGACTCGGGGAAGATGTGCGTGCAGCATGGTGGACCCCAGCGGGGGATGGGCCCCGCCGCCACCGTCCACGACCGGAACTTTGACCTGGGCTGGAAGCAGCTGATGAAAGGGGGTTGTGGGGTCGACAGGAACGAGTGCGGGAGCCTCACGCCCAGCAGTAACGGCCATTACTACAACGGCGAATTCCCTTGCAGGTTGGCCGGGGCCGGCTCCACCCCTCCGGCTCTGCAGaccatcatcaccaccaccaccaaggtCTCCTACCAGACCTACAAGCCCATGGGCAAGTTTGGAGACAGCGTCTGTGATGTCAAGAGCTTACCGAACTGCAACCGTTTGGCAGAGGCCACCATTTACCCCGAGCCCAAGTACCACGAGGACAGTGGTGTGGTCAAGCCATCTGCGGCCTACCAGCAGGAAGGACCCTTGAAGCCTGACCTGCTCGACGGGCTCGACAACTACAGATACGGCAGCTGCTCCTCAAACCCCTACCCCGAGCGCCCAGTTCACCCCTACAGATACGACAGCGGGGAATACTGA